Proteins encoded by one window of Ruminococcaceae bacterium R-25:
- a CDS encoding hypothetical protein (manually curated): protein RGTSPLSMDPGLTTSPNQLPDLIDIIFTMYIDVN from the coding sequence AGCGGGGAACATCCCCGCTCTCGATGGACCCGGGTCTTACGACCAGCCCCAATCAGTTACCTGATCTTATTGATATTATATTCACCATGTATATCGATGTCAATTAG